In the Malania oleifera isolate guangnan ecotype guangnan chromosome 1, ASM2987363v1, whole genome shotgun sequence genome, one interval contains:
- the LOC131168079 gene encoding uncharacterized protein LOC131168079: MAFWQFLRKHKDKAVASQLQKQRLLLPHLPKASWKDVRANAEIYHGHEICQEKSQLMLKEMLLPAGLLPLQNIEEYGHVKETGFVWLKQKKKITHKFEKIGKLVSYEPVVIAYVETSRIKKLTGVKAKELLIWITLIDIYVDDPPTGKITFKSTAGLSRTFSVSAFELEEPKELKEVKEANRVVAEAQEVNEV, translated from the exons atggcattttggcAGTTCCTTAGAAAACACAAGGACAAAGCTGTAGCTTCTCAACTACAAAAGCAGCGGCTCCTCCTACCACATCTCCCAAAAGCCAGCTGGA AAGATGTAAGAGCCAATGCTGAGATTTATCATGGGCATGAGATCTGCCAAGAGAAGTCACAGCTCATGCTTAAGGAAATGCTCTTGCCCGCTGGCCTCTTGCCTTTACAAAACATAGAAGAATATGGGCATGTCAAGGAAACTGGCTTTGTGTGGctaaagcagaagaagaagataacCCACAAGTTTGAGAAGATTGGGAAGCTTGTGTCCTATGAGCCTGTGGTCATAGCTTATGTTGAGACCAGTAGGATCAAGAAGCTGACTGGTGTGAAGGCCAAGGAGCTCTTGATTTGGATCACACTGATAGATATCTATGTTGATGACCCACCCACCGGAAAAATCACCTTCAAGAGCACTGCTGGGCTGTCCCGAACCTTCTCAGTCTCGGCGTTTGAGCTTGAAGAGCCCAAGGAATTGAAGGAAGTGAAGGAAGCCAACAGAGTTGTGGCTGAGGCACAGGAGGTGAATGAGGTTTAA